Proteins from one Piscinibacter lacus genomic window:
- the argB gene encoding acetylglutamate kinase produces MSSTPTPELAAIAPRDKAEILAQALPYIRKFHGKTIVIKYGGNAMTDPALQADFAEDVVLLKLVGMKPIVVHGGGPQIDEALAKIGKKGSFIQGMRVTDEETMEVVEWVLGGEVQQDIVGLINAAGGKAVGLTGRDGAMIRARKLKMLDKDDPSKEHDIGQVGEIESIDPSVVQALQDDQFIPVISPIGFGERNESYNINADLVASKLATVLRAEKLMLLTNTTGVLDKAGKLLTNLSARQIDELFADGTISGGMLPKIAGALDAAKSGVNAVHIIDGRVPHVMLLEVLTDGAFGTMIRSH; encoded by the coding sequence ATGAGCAGCACCCCGACCCCCGAGCTGGCCGCCATCGCCCCGCGCGACAAGGCCGAGATCCTGGCCCAGGCCCTGCCCTACATCCGCAAGTTCCACGGCAAGACCATCGTCATCAAGTACGGCGGCAATGCCATGACCGATCCGGCCCTGCAGGCCGACTTCGCCGAGGACGTGGTGCTGCTCAAGCTGGTCGGCATGAAGCCCATCGTCGTGCACGGCGGCGGGCCGCAGATCGACGAGGCCCTGGCCAAGATCGGCAAGAAGGGCAGCTTCATCCAGGGCATGCGGGTGACCGACGAGGAGACGATGGAAGTCGTCGAATGGGTGCTCGGCGGCGAGGTGCAGCAGGACATCGTCGGCCTCATCAATGCGGCCGGCGGCAAGGCCGTGGGCCTGACCGGCCGCGACGGCGCGATGATCCGCGCCCGCAAGCTGAAGATGCTCGACAAGGACGACCCGAGCAAGGAGCACGACATCGGCCAGGTCGGCGAGATCGAGTCCATCGACCCGAGCGTGGTGCAGGCCCTGCAGGACGACCAGTTCATTCCGGTCATCAGCCCGATCGGCTTCGGCGAGCGCAACGAGAGCTACAACATCAATGCCGATCTGGTCGCCAGCAAGCTTGCCACCGTGCTGCGCGCCGAGAAGCTGATGCTGCTGACCAACACCACCGGCGTGCTCGACAAGGCCGGCAAGCTGCTGACCAATCTGTCGGCCCGGCAGATCGACGAGCTTTTCGCCGACGGCACCATCAGCGGCGGCATGCTGCCCAAGATCGCAGGCGCGCTGGATGCCGCCAAGAGCGGCGTCAATGCCGTGCACATCATCGACGGCCGGGTGCCGCATGTGATGCTGCTGGAGGTGCTGACCGATGGCGCCTTCGGCACCATGATCCGCTCGCATTGA
- a CDS encoding prepilin peptidase has protein sequence MPFDVFLDLLLSAPVLGLLGLLIGSFLNVVIHRLPQMMERDWRRESAELLELPAPDEGPPLSLLRPGSRCPHCGHALRWHENLPLIGWLRLRGRCAACRSPISPRYPLVEGLTGLLFAGLAWRFGADPVLLAWAGFVAVLIAAAGIDWDTTLLPDSLTQPLLWAGLIAAALGWTLPLDQALWGAVAGYGVLWTVFWLFKLLTGKDGMGAGDFKLLAALGAWLGPAMLLPVLLAASLIGAAVGLGLKSAGHLREGRYVPFGPFLAGAGLLVLYAGPARVSAWMGWA, from the coding sequence ATGCCCTTCGACGTCTTCCTCGACCTGCTGCTCAGCGCCCCGGTCCTCGGCCTGCTGGGCCTGTTGATCGGCAGCTTCCTCAATGTCGTCATCCACCGCCTGCCGCAGATGATGGAGCGCGACTGGCGCCGCGAGAGCGCCGAGCTGCTCGAGCTGCCGGCGCCCGATGAGGGCCCGCCGCTCTCGCTGCTGCGTCCCGGCTCGCGCTGCCCGCACTGCGGCCATGCGCTGCGCTGGCACGAGAACCTGCCGCTGATCGGCTGGCTGCGGCTGCGTGGCCGCTGCGCGGCCTGCCGCAGCCCGATCAGCCCGCGCTACCCGCTGGTCGAGGGCCTGACGGGCCTGCTCTTCGCCGGCCTGGCCTGGCGCTTCGGTGCCGATCCGGTGCTGCTGGCCTGGGCCGGCTTCGTGGCCGTGCTGATCGCCGCGGCCGGCATCGACTGGGACACCACCCTGCTGCCCGACAGCCTGACCCAGCCCCTGCTGTGGGCCGGCCTGATCGCCGCCGCCCTGGGCTGGACGCTGCCGCTCGACCAAGCCCTGTGGGGCGCCGTGGCCGGCTACGGCGTGCTGTGGACGGTGTTCTGGCTGTTCAAGCTGCTTACCGGCAAGGACGGCATGGGCGCGGGCGACTTCAAGCTGCTGGCCGCGCTGGGCGCCTGGCTGGGGCCGGCCATGCTGCTGCCGGTGCTGCTGGCAGCCTCGCTGATCGGGGCTGCGGTGGGCCTGGGGCTGAAATCCGCCGGCCATTTGCGCGAGGGCCGCTACGTGCCCTTCGGCCCCTTCCTGGCCGGTGCGGGGCTGCTGGTGCTTTATGCCGGGCCGGCGCGCGTGAGCGCCTGGATGGGCTGGGCATGA
- the zapD gene encoding cell division protein ZapD, with protein MILYEYPFNESTRTLLRLEHLCGRLATLIAREEALDHHHALAALFEIVDVAARADLKTDLLRELDRHRAQLAQFRGNPAIAEGRLEAFIQRIDGCHAALQQTVGKAGQGLSGNDWLMSIRSRITIPGGTCSFDLPAYYAWQQGPATRRQQDLQHWTRPLEPWVDALTLALRLIREAGHPQMVAAPGGLFQQSLPQNRSFHLLRLRLPRELDLVPEISGHRLLVSVRLMRQDAEGRLRPAQEDTSFELSLCG; from the coding sequence TTGATCCTGTACGAATACCCGTTCAACGAGAGCACCCGCACCCTGCTGCGGCTGGAGCACCTCTGTGGCCGGCTCGCCACGCTGATCGCGCGCGAGGAGGCGCTCGACCATCATCACGCCCTGGCGGCGCTGTTTGAGATCGTCGACGTCGCCGCCCGGGCCGACCTGAAGACCGACCTGCTGCGCGAGCTGGACCGCCATCGCGCCCAGCTCGCGCAGTTCCGCGGCAACCCGGCCATCGCCGAGGGCCGGCTCGAAGCCTTCATCCAGCGCATCGACGGCTGCCATGCCGCCCTGCAGCAGACCGTCGGCAAGGCCGGCCAGGGGCTGAGCGGGAACGACTGGCTGATGAGCATCCGCAGCCGCATCACCATCCCCGGCGGCACTTGCAGCTTCGACCTGCCGGCCTACTACGCCTGGCAGCAAGGTCCGGCAACGCGTCGCCAGCAGGACCTGCAACACTGGACCCGACCGCTCGAGCCCTGGGTCGACGCCCTGACCCTGGCCCTGCGCCTGATACGCGAGGCGGGCCACCCGCAGATGGTGGCCGCACCCGGCGGGCTCTTCCAGCAGAGCCTGCCGCAGAACCGGAGCTTCCACCTGCTGCGCCTGCGCCTGCCGCGCGAGCTGGATCTGGTGCCGGAGATCAGCGGCCACCGCCTGCTCGTCTCCGTGCGCCTGATGCGCCAGGATGCCGAGGGCCGGCTCCGGCCCGCCCAGGAAGACACCAGCTTCGAACTGAGCTTGTGCGGATGA
- a CDS encoding DNA gyrase inhibitor YacG, which produces MSTSPRPAPRLPCPTCRRPSLFAPENPWRPFCSEACREIDLGAWASADYRVPSEPLDPGVEESSANPRQGAARDM; this is translated from the coding sequence ATGAGCACCTCGCCCCGCCCGGCACCCCGGCTGCCCTGCCCCACCTGCCGGCGGCCCAGCCTCTTCGCCCCCGAGAACCCCTGGCGCCCCTTCTGCAGCGAAGCCTGTCGGGAGATCGACCTGGGCGCCTGGGCCAGTGCCGATTACCGCGTGCCCAGCGAGCCACTCGACCCGGGCGTGGAGGAATCCTCGGCGAACCCCCGACAGGGGGCCGCGCGCGATATGTAA
- the pdeM gene encoding ligase-associated DNA damage response endonuclease PdeM, whose amino-acid sequence MELAWGGETLLLRADRSIWLPGHATLLIADLHVGKGQSFRRLGVPVPQGSSAESLDRLSAALAETGARALIVLGDLLHAAAARDGPAGAALAAWRAAHPGLALTLVRGNHDDRAGDPPAALGFAVVDEPWPLGGLALAHHPRPQPGRAVLAGHIHPGLRLRAAGESLRLPCFHFDARRQVGLLPAFGAFTGLHPIQPRPGDQTVLIAGSALRRWPPGG is encoded by the coding sequence ATGGAACTGGCCTGGGGCGGCGAGACCCTGCTGCTGCGCGCCGACCGCAGCATCTGGCTGCCCGGGCACGCCACCCTGCTGATCGCCGACCTGCATGTCGGCAAGGGCCAGAGCTTCCGCCGCCTGGGCGTGCCGGTGCCGCAGGGCAGCAGCGCCGAATCGCTCGATCGCCTGAGTGCCGCGCTGGCCGAGACCGGCGCCCGCGCGCTGATCGTGCTGGGCGACCTGCTGCATGCTGCCGCCGCCCGCGACGGCCCGGCCGGTGCGGCGCTGGCGGCCTGGCGGGCCGCGCATCCGGGCCTGGCCCTCACCCTGGTGCGCGGCAACCACGACGACCGCGCCGGCGATCCGCCGGCCGCCCTGGGCTTTGCCGTGGTCGACGAGCCTTGGCCGCTCGGCGGCCTGGCCCTGGCCCACCACCCCCGGCCGCAGCCCGGCCGGGCGGTGCTGGCCGGCCACATCCATCCCGGCCTGCGGCTGCGGGCGGCCGGCGAATCCTTGCGCCTGCCCTGCTTCCACTTCGACGCGCGCCGCCAGGTCGGCCTGCTGCCGGCCTTCGGCGCCTTCACCGGTTTGCATCCCATCCAGCCGCGGCCGGGCGACCAGACCGTGCTGATCGCCGGCTCGGCGCTGCGCCGCTGGCCGCCCGGCGGCTGA
- the pilB gene encoding type IV-A pilus assembly ATPase PilB: MVPSSSPSLAETLAASPRSTLSGAARVLVHAGRLGLPQAEALVRLAREQNQSFVATAIAQRAIEAADLAHTLAMALAIPLLDLDAVDVQKLPRQMLDSRLSAQYQVVVLSRRGNRLFIAAADPTSQEAAERIKFATQLLPEWVIVEHDKLLRLIEHQTTSANEAIDALTVGEIEFDIAEERPGPETAETSSEVEDAPVVRFLQKMLIDAVNARASDLHFEPFESNYRVRFRIDGELREITQPPLAIKDKLASRIKVISRLDIAERRVPQDGRMKLKFGRKAIDFRVSTLPTLFGEKIVIRILDSSSAKLGIEALGYEAEERDRLLAAIRRPYGMVLVTGPTGSGKTVSLYTCLNLLNQPGVNISTVEDPAEINLPGVNQVNVNEKAGMNFAVALRAFLRQDPDVIMVGEIRDLETADIAIKAAQTGHMVMSTLHTNDAPTTLSRLLNMGVAPFNIASSVILITAQRLARKLCEQCKAPADYPHEALLRAGFREADLDGRWRPYRAVGCAACTNGYKGRTGIYQVMPISDEIQKIILAHGHAQDIARQAQKEGVRDLRQSGLLKVRAGVTTLEEVISVTNE, from the coding sequence ATGGTTCCCTCCTCCAGCCCCTCCCTGGCCGAAACCCTGGCCGCCTCGCCGCGCAGCACGCTTTCGGGTGCTGCGCGCGTGCTGGTGCATGCGGGCCGGCTGGGCCTGCCGCAGGCCGAAGCCCTGGTGCGGCTGGCGCGCGAGCAGAACCAGAGCTTCGTCGCCACCGCCATCGCACAGCGCGCGATCGAGGCCGCGGATCTGGCCCACACCCTTGCGATGGCCCTGGCCATTCCGCTGCTCGACCTGGATGCGGTCGACGTGCAGAAGCTGCCGCGCCAGATGCTCGACAGCCGGCTCAGCGCGCAGTACCAGGTGGTGGTGCTGAGCCGGCGCGGCAACCGCCTCTTCATCGCCGCGGCCGACCCGACCAGCCAGGAAGCCGCCGAGCGCATCAAGTTCGCGACCCAGTTGCTTCCCGAATGGGTGATCGTCGAGCACGACAAGCTGCTGCGCCTTATCGAGCACCAGACCACCAGCGCCAACGAGGCCATCGATGCGCTGACCGTCGGCGAGATCGAGTTCGACATCGCCGAGGAGCGCCCCGGCCCCGAGACCGCCGAGACGAGCAGCGAGGTCGAGGATGCGCCGGTCGTGCGCTTCCTGCAGAAGATGCTGATCGATGCAGTCAATGCGCGGGCTTCGGACCTGCACTTCGAGCCCTTCGAGTCCAACTACCGGGTGCGCTTCCGCATCGACGGCGAGCTGCGCGAGATCACCCAGCCGCCGCTGGCCATCAAGGACAAGCTGGCCTCGCGCATCAAGGTCATCAGCCGGCTCGACATCGCCGAACGCCGCGTGCCGCAGGACGGGCGCATGAAGCTGAAGTTCGGCCGCAAGGCCATCGACTTCCGCGTCAGCACGCTGCCGACGCTGTTCGGCGAGAAGATCGTCATCCGCATCCTCGATTCCTCCAGCGCCAAGCTCGGCATCGAGGCCCTGGGCTACGAGGCCGAAGAGCGCGACCGCCTGCTGGCCGCCATCCGCCGGCCCTACGGCATGGTGCTGGTCACCGGGCCCACGGGCTCGGGCAAGACGGTCTCGCTCTACACCTGCCTGAACCTGCTGAACCAGCCGGGCGTGAACATCTCGACCGTCGAGGACCCGGCCGAAATCAACCTGCCGGGCGTGAACCAGGTCAATGTCAACGAGAAGGCGGGGATGAACTTCGCGGTCGCGCTGCGCGCCTTTTTGCGCCAGGACCCGGATGTCATCATGGTCGGCGAGATCCGCGACCTGGAGACCGCCGACATCGCGATCAAGGCCGCGCAGACCGGCCACATGGTGATGAGCACGCTGCACACCAACGACGCGCCGACCACGCTGAGCCGGCTGCTGAACATGGGCGTGGCGCCCTTCAACATCGCATCCAGCGTGATCCTCATCACCGCCCAGCGCCTGGCCCGCAAGCTCTGCGAGCAATGCAAGGCGCCGGCCGACTACCCCCATGAGGCCCTGCTGCGCGCTGGCTTCCGCGAGGCCGATCTCGACGGCCGCTGGCGGCCCTACCGCGCGGTCGGCTGTGCAGCCTGCACGAATGGCTACAAGGGCCGCACCGGCATCTATCAAGTCATGCCGATTTCGGACGAGATCCAGAAGATCATCCTGGCCCATGGCCATGCGCAGGACATCGCCCGCCAGGCCCAGAAGGAAGGCGTGCGCGACCTGCGCCAGTCGGGGCTGCTGAAGGTGCGCGCCGGGGTCACGACCCTGGAGGAAGTGATCTCGGTCACCAACGAATAG
- a CDS encoding YqaA family protein — translation MDLPPLALLPSDPMGYLAGLSQALQALAAGPSAAAPLLLGLGLLALLSATLLPGGSELALLALVQLRPELLLPAFLAASLGNTAGGAISWAMGRGLARLLRPGGAGAPAPPGSAESTESPARRRARALLARHGAKACVLSWLPLVGDPLCVLAGALRLPAGPCLAWMALGKAGRYALLLALAPGA, via the coding sequence ATGGATCTGCCCCCCCTGGCCCTGCTGCCCAGCGACCCGATGGGCTACCTGGCCGGGCTCTCGCAGGCCCTGCAAGCCCTGGCCGCCGGGCCTTCGGCGGCGGCGCCGCTGCTGCTGGGCCTGGGCTTGCTGGCCCTGCTGTCGGCCACCCTGCTGCCGGGTGGCTCCGAGCTGGCCCTGCTGGCCCTGGTGCAGTTGCGGCCCGAGCTGCTGCTGCCGGCCTTCCTGGCCGCCAGCCTGGGCAACACCGCGGGCGGCGCCATCTCCTGGGCCATGGGCCGTGGCCTGGCGCGGCTGCTGCGCCCCGGGGGCGCGGGCGCGCCGGCCCCGCCCGGGTCGGCCGAGTCCACCGAATCCCCCGCCCGCCGGCGTGCACGCGCGCTGCTGGCCCGGCATGGCGCCAAGGCCTGCGTGCTGAGCTGGCTGCCGCTGGTCGGCGACCCGCTCTGCGTGCTTGCCGGCGCGCTGCGCCTGCCCGCCGGGCCCTGCCTGGCCTGGATGGCCCTGGGCAAGGCCGGCCGCTATGCGCTGCTGCTGGCGCTGGCGCCCGGCGCCTGA
- a CDS encoding type II secretion system F family protein, with amino-acid sequence MPPLARPAPRKSAERDHLYEWEGRDRSGKLVRGEMRAIGDMAVQVSLRRQGILVQKLRRRRSPQGGRIKAKDIAIFTRQIATMMRAGVPLLQSFEIVGRGSAKPRVGKLLAELKSDIETGTSLSDAFRKHPMHFDALYCNLVEAGEAAGILDTLMDRLALYQEKTLAIQAKIKSALVYPLAVLLVAFVVVAVIMIFVIPAFKEVFGNFGADLPAPTLAVMAMSDVFVESWYLIFGLLGFGSYFFMQSWKRSPAMQRVMDRLLLKLPIFGPLVTKSVIARWTRTLSTMFAAGVPLVEALDSVGGASGNAVYREATQQIQREVAAGTALTPAMHATGVFPVMVLQMSAIGEEAGSLDHMLGKAAEFYEQEVDEAVKALSSLLEPVIIVVLGTIIGGIVVAMYLPIFKLGQVV; translated from the coding sequence ATGCCCCCCCTTGCCCGCCCAGCCCCCCGCAAGTCCGCGGAGCGGGACCACCTCTACGAATGGGAAGGCCGCGACCGCAGCGGCAAGCTGGTGCGCGGCGAGATGCGCGCCATCGGCGACATGGCCGTGCAGGTCAGCCTGCGCCGCCAGGGCATCCTGGTGCAGAAGCTGCGGCGGCGGCGCAGCCCGCAGGGCGGTCGCATCAAGGCCAAGGACATCGCGATCTTCACCCGCCAGATCGCCACCATGATGCGCGCCGGCGTGCCGCTGCTGCAAAGCTTCGAGATCGTCGGCCGCGGCAGCGCCAAGCCCCGGGTCGGCAAGCTGCTGGCCGAGCTGAAGTCCGACATCGAGACCGGCACCAGCCTGTCCGATGCCTTCCGCAAGCATCCGATGCACTTCGATGCGCTGTACTGCAACCTGGTCGAGGCCGGCGAGGCGGCGGGCATCCTCGACACGCTGATGGACCGTCTCGCGCTCTACCAGGAGAAGACGCTCGCCATCCAGGCCAAGATCAAGTCGGCCCTGGTCTATCCGCTGGCCGTGCTGCTGGTGGCCTTCGTGGTCGTGGCGGTGATCATGATCTTCGTGATCCCGGCCTTCAAGGAAGTCTTCGGCAACTTCGGCGCCGACCTGCCGGCGCCGACGCTGGCGGTGATGGCGATGTCCGATGTCTTCGTCGAATCCTGGTACCTGATCTTCGGCCTGCTGGGCTTCGGCAGCTACTTCTTCATGCAGAGCTGGAAGCGCTCGCCGGCCATGCAGCGGGTGATGGACCGGCTGCTGCTCAAGTTGCCGATCTTCGGGCCGCTGGTCACCAAGTCGGTCATCGCGCGCTGGACGCGCACGCTCTCGACCATGTTCGCCGCCGGCGTGCCGCTGGTCGAGGCGCTGGATTCGGTCGGCGGGGCCTCGGGCAATGCCGTCTACCGCGAGGCGACCCAGCAGATCCAGCGCGAAGTGGCCGCCGGCACCGCGCTGACGCCGGCCATGCATGCCACCGGCGTGTTCCCGGTGATGGTGCTGCAGATGAGCGCGATCGGCGAGGAGGCCGGCTCGCTCGACCACATGCTCGGCAAGGCCGCCGAGTTCTACGAGCAGGAAGTCGACGAGGCGGTCAAGGCCCTGTCCAGCCTGCTGGAACCGGTGATCATCGTCGTGCTGGGTACGATCATCGGCGGCATCGTCGTCGCGATGTACCTGCCGATCTTCAAGCTGGGTCAGGTGGTCTGA
- the coaE gene encoding dephospho-CoA kinase (Dephospho-CoA kinase (CoaE) performs the final step in coenzyme A biosynthesis.), with protein MNPRGLRIGLTGGIGSGKSRAAEAWAALGAQRLDADAVARSLTAPGGAALADLQAAFGPDILAADGGLDRAAMRARAFADPAVRLRLEALLHPRIGAALRAALDAATGPVQVVEIPLLVEQHARWRPLLDRILVIDCPVERQIERTMARSGWPRAQVEAVIAQQASRAARLDVADAVIDNARDDPAALDAAVRALWARWLGTSPPGEGAHAPG; from the coding sequence ATGAACCCGCGCGGCTTGCGCATCGGCCTGACGGGCGGCATCGGCAGCGGCAAGAGCCGGGCCGCCGAGGCCTGGGCCGCACTGGGCGCGCAGCGGCTCGATGCCGATGCGGTGGCCCGTTCGCTCACCGCACCGGGCGGGGCGGCGCTGGCGGATCTGCAAGCCGCCTTCGGGCCGGACATCCTGGCGGCCGATGGCGGTCTCGACCGCGCCGCGATGCGGGCCCGCGCCTTTGCCGATCCGGCCGTGCGGCTGCGGCTTGAAGCGCTGCTGCATCCGCGCATCGGCGCCGCGCTGCGCGCAGCCCTGGACGCGGCGACGGGCCCGGTGCAGGTGGTCGAGATCCCGCTGCTGGTCGAGCAGCATGCGCGGTGGCGACCGCTGCTCGACCGCATCCTGGTCATCGACTGCCCGGTCGAGCGGCAGATCGAGCGGACGATGGCCCGCTCGGGCTGGCCGCGCGCGCAAGTGGAAGCCGTCATCGCCCAGCAAGCCAGCCGGGCCGCGCGGCTGGACGTGGCCGATGCCGTGATCGACAACGCCCGCGACGACCCGGCCGCGCTCGACGCCGCGGTGCGGGCGCTGTGGGCCCGCTGGCTCGGCACATCCCCCCCCGGCGAAGGCGCGCACGCCCCCGGGTGA
- the slmA gene encoding nucleoid occlusion factor SlmA, whose protein sequence is MADTPDLPPADSGASPVPADAPASGRKRPKPGERRIQILQALAAMLQEPGAERVTTAALAARLGLSEAALYRHFASKAQMYEGLIEFIESSLFGLVQQIADREPDGTRAAARMVAVLLQFGERNPGMVRVMVGDALVTEHARLIARMNQFFDRLESQCRQVLRAAAEAAGSPTPTVDAQLRAAALIALAQGRLQRYARSDFRRLPTEQLDATLALIAR, encoded by the coding sequence ATGGCTGATACCCCCGACCTTCCGCCGGCCGACAGCGGGGCTTCGCCCGTGCCTGCCGACGCACCGGCGTCGGGGCGCAAGCGGCCCAAGCCGGGCGAGCGGCGCATCCAGATCCTGCAGGCCCTGGCCGCCATGCTGCAGGAGCCGGGCGCCGAGCGCGTGACCACCGCCGCGCTGGCGGCCCGGCTCGGCCTGAGCGAGGCGGCGCTCTACCGCCACTTCGCGAGCAAGGCCCAGATGTACGAGGGCCTGATCGAGTTCATCGAGTCCAGCCTCTTCGGCCTGGTCCAGCAGATTGCCGACCGCGAGCCCGACGGCACGCGGGCCGCCGCGCGCATGGTGGCCGTGCTGCTGCAATTCGGCGAGCGCAACCCGGGCATGGTGCGGGTGATGGTCGGCGATGCCCTGGTCACCGAGCATGCGCGGCTGATCGCACGCATGAACCAGTTCTTCGACCGCCTCGAATCGCAGTGCCGCCAGGTGCTGCGCGCGGCGGCCGAGGCCGCCGGCTCGCCGACGCCGACGGTCGATGCGCAGTTGCGCGCCGCGGCGCTGATCGCCCTGGCCCAGGGCCGCTTGCAGCGCTATGCACGCAGCGACTTCCGCCGCCTGCCGACCGAACAGCTCGACGCCACGCTGGCCCTGATCGCTCGCTGA
- a CDS encoding NUDIX domain-containing protein: protein MSATEATDRVPVDVAVGVLFDAQGRFLLCSRPEGKVYAGHWEFPGGKLEAGETVEQALRRELIEEIGITIGPAQPWRVHVMDYPHARVRLHFCKVRAWTGGFEMREGQQMAWSRLPVEVAPVLPGTLPVLDWLAEEAAGD from the coding sequence ATGAGCGCGACCGAGGCGACGGACCGGGTGCCGGTCGATGTGGCGGTCGGTGTGCTCTTCGATGCGCAGGGGCGCTTCCTGCTGTGCTCGCGGCCGGAGGGCAAGGTCTACGCCGGCCACTGGGAATTCCCGGGCGGCAAGCTGGAAGCCGGCGAGACCGTGGAGCAGGCCCTGCGCCGCGAGCTGATCGAGGAGATCGGCATCACCATCGGTCCGGCCCAGCCCTGGCGGGTGCATGTGATGGACTATCCGCATGCCCGGGTGCGGTTGCACTTTTGCAAGGTGCGCGCCTGGACGGGTGGCTTCGAGATGCGCGAGGGCCAGCAGATGGCCTGGTCGCGCTTGCCGGTGGAGGTGGCGCCGGTGCTGCCGGGCACCCTGCCGGTGCTGGACTGGCTGGCCGAGGAAGCGGCGGGCGACTGA
- a CDS encoding ATP-binding protein: MSDLNALMARAEALLARLEGLLPPQLQAPDWSAAHAFRYRRRRGAAVLEPVRHAATIQLDALQEIDAQKERLVRNLAQFVAGRGANNVLLSGARGTGKSSLVKAALNAFAPQGLRLIEVDKADLVDLPDLVDLVAERSERFILFCDDLSFDEGESGYKVLKSVLDGSISQLSDNLLIVATSNRRHLLPEQMRDNLAARHDANGELHPGEAIEEKVSLSERFGLWISFYPFSQDEYLAVVAQWLAHFGLDAAAIEAARGEALVWALERGSRSGRVAWQFARDHVGRIQP, encoded by the coding sequence ATGTCCGATCTGAATGCCCTGATGGCCCGCGCCGAGGCCCTGCTGGCCCGGCTGGAAGGCCTGCTGCCGCCGCAGTTGCAGGCGCCGGACTGGTCGGCCGCCCATGCCTTCCGCTACCGCCGCCGGCGCGGCGCGGCCGTGCTGGAGCCGGTGCGCCATGCGGCCACCATCCAGCTCGACGCGCTTCAGGAAATCGATGCGCAGAAGGAGCGCCTGGTGCGCAATCTCGCGCAGTTCGTCGCCGGCCGCGGCGCGAACAATGTGCTGCTCAGCGGCGCGCGTGGCACCGGCAAGAGCTCGCTGGTCAAGGCCGCGCTGAACGCCTTCGCGCCGCAGGGCCTGCGGCTGATCGAGGTCGACAAGGCCGATCTCGTCGACCTGCCCGATCTGGTCGACCTGGTGGCCGAGCGCTCCGAGCGCTTCATCCTGTTCTGCGACGACCTCAGCTTCGACGAGGGCGAGTCGGGCTACAAGGTGCTCAAGTCGGTGCTCGACGGTTCGATCAGCCAGCTCAGCGACAACCTGCTGATCGTCGCCACCAGCAACCGCCGCCACCTGCTGCCCGAGCAGATGCGCGACAACCTGGCGGCCCGTCACGATGCGAACGGCGAGCTGCATCCCGGCGAGGCCATCGAGGAAAAGGTCTCGCTGTCCGAGCGCTTCGGTCTCTGGATCAGCTTCTACCCCTTCAGCCAGGACGAGTACCTGGCCGTGGTCGCGCAGTGGCTGGCGCATTTCGGCCTGGATGCGGCGGCCATCGAGGCGGCCCGCGGCGAGGCCCTGGTCTGGGCGCTGGAGCGCGGCTCGCGCTCGGGCCGCGTGGCCTGGCAATTCGCCCGCGACCATGTCGGGCGGATCCAGCCATGA
- a CDS encoding HAD family hydrolase: MSYRAARAGGRARAAAPGTSPAYGAPPVEPTAWPRRPVWFFDLDDTLHDATLAAFGPLNGAMTDYLQASLGLDRAAADARRRAYWQRHGATLLGLIRHHGTDPHHFLAETHRLPGLEARLRRPRSDAQALARLPGRKFILTNGPAAYAARVLGSLGWRGFEAVIAIEAMRVFGQWRPKPDARMLRHLLARLKLPAHRAVLVDDTPGHLRAARREGWRTVWMQGYHRPQSPRLKRLRAGPPTVPAGSPPPTAWQRPGRRPAHVCARISGLNRLRALTFHG, translated from the coding sequence TTGAGCTACCGCGCCGCCCGGGCGGGTGGGCGTGCCCGGGCGGCGGCGCCCGGCACGTCGCCGGCCTACGGCGCGCCGCCGGTCGAGCCGACCGCCTGGCCGCGCCGGCCGGTGTGGTTCTTCGACCTCGACGACACCCTGCACGACGCGACGCTCGCGGCCTTCGGCCCGCTGAATGGCGCGATGACGGACTACCTCCAGGCCAGCCTGGGCCTGGACCGCGCCGCCGCCGACGCGCGCCGCCGGGCCTACTGGCAGCGCCACGGCGCCACCCTGCTCGGCCTGATCCGCCACCACGGCACCGACCCGCATCACTTCCTGGCCGAGACCCACCGCCTGCCCGGCCTGGAGGCCCGGCTGCGCCGGCCGCGCAGCGATGCGCAGGCCCTGGCGCGGCTGCCGGGCCGCAAGTTCATCCTGACCAACGGGCCGGCGGCCTATGCCGCGCGGGTGCTCGGCAGCCTGGGCTGGCGCGGCTTCGAGGCGGTGATCGCGATCGAGGCCATGCGCGTTTTCGGCCAGTGGCGCCCCAAGCCCGACGCCCGCATGCTGCGCCACCTGCTGGCGCGGCTGAAGCTGCCCGCGCATCGCGCCGTGCTGGTCGACGACACGCCGGGCCACCTTCGCGCCGCGCGCCGCGAAGGCTGGCGCACGGTCTGGATGCAGGGCTACCACCGCCCGCAGTCGCCACGCCTGAAGCGCCTGCGGGCGGGGCCACCCACCGTGCCGGCGGGCTCGCCACCCCCCACGGCCTGGCAGCGCCCGGGCCGAAGGCCAGCCCATGTGTGTGCCAGAATTTCAGGCCTCAACCGCTTGCGTGCACTCACTTTCCATGGCTGA